Proteins encoded in a region of the Pseudomonas putida genome:
- a CDS encoding energy-coupling factor ABC transporter permease, which produces MISAQVLSGTTVTLGWLGYVPLLIWAVSRVRWVELFTDRRRQHLLFGTVFCLFALWLVRRDFDTGVSYHFIGMTAVTLLLDWPLAVLGGVMAQLGLLVLGRQDLAALGVNGLLLVGLPVLITEVCAVLVERAQPRNLFVYIFCSGFFPAALTVLVCVPAALGVLWLDGRFALPEWLSDFVGYLWLMMFPEAFINGMVISALVVFCPEWLETFNRTRYLQAPWKEDER; this is translated from the coding sequence GTGATCAGCGCGCAGGTGTTGTCCGGCACCACCGTTACCCTTGGTTGGCTGGGTTATGTGCCATTGCTGATCTGGGCGGTAAGCCGGGTTCGCTGGGTTGAGCTGTTCACCGACCGGCGCCGTCAGCATTTGCTGTTTGGCACAGTCTTTTGCCTGTTCGCACTGTGGCTGGTGAGGCGCGATTTCGATACCGGGGTGTCTTACCACTTCATTGGCATGACGGCGGTCACCCTGTTGCTGGACTGGCCGCTGGCGGTGCTGGGCGGGGTCATGGCCCAGCTTGGTTTGCTCGTGTTGGGGCGTCAGGACTTGGCAGCGTTGGGGGTGAATGGCTTGTTGCTGGTGGGCTTGCCGGTGCTGATTACCGAAGTGTGCGCGGTCTTGGTCGAACGTGCCCAGCCGCGCAACCTGTTCGTTTATATCTTCTGTTCGGGGTTCTTCCCGGCCGCGCTGACCGTGCTGGTTTGTGTGCCTGCGGCGCTGGGGGTGTTGTGGCTGGATGGGCGCTTTGCCCTGCCGGAGTGGCTCAGCGACTTTGTCGGCTACCTGTGGCTGATGATGTTCCCCGAAGCGTTCATCAACGGCATGGTCATCAGTGCGCTGGTGGTGTTCTGCCCGGAATGGCTGGAAACCTTCAACCGCACACGGTACCTGCAGGCGCCCTGGAAGGAAGATGAGCGGTGA
- the rluD gene encoding 23S rRNA pseudouridine(1911/1915/1917) synthase RluD, with protein sequence MSEIIQLSAEVPSELGGQRLDQVAAQLFAEYSRSRLTSWIKEGRLTVDGAVVRPRDLVYGGSLLALEAEQEAQGEWIAEDIELDIVYEDDHIMVINKPAGLVVHPAAGHASGTLLNALLHHVPDIVNVPRAGIVHRLDKDTTGLMVVAKTLQAQTKLVEQMQARKVSRIYECIVIGVVTAGGKIDAPIGRHGGMRQRMAVTDGGKPAVSHYRVLKRFRSHTHVRVKLETGRTHQIRVHMAHVGFPLVGDQTYGGRFRIPPAASPTMVEAVKTFPRQALHARFLALAHPITGEIMKWESPLPDDFVWLLSLLNQDRESFIG encoded by the coding sequence ATGTCCGAGATCATTCAACTTAGCGCAGAGGTACCGTCCGAACTGGGCGGCCAACGCCTCGACCAGGTCGCCGCCCAATTGTTCGCCGAGTACTCGCGTTCGCGGCTAACTTCGTGGATCAAAGAGGGCCGCCTGACGGTCGATGGTGCAGTCGTGCGCCCTCGAGACCTCGTCTATGGCGGTTCGCTGCTTGCCTTGGAGGCCGAGCAAGAGGCCCAGGGTGAGTGGATCGCAGAAGATATCGAACTGGATATCGTCTACGAAGACGACCATATCATGGTGATCAACAAGCCTGCCGGGCTGGTCGTGCACCCGGCCGCCGGGCATGCCAGCGGTACGCTGCTCAATGCGCTGCTGCACCACGTGCCAGACATCGTCAACGTGCCGCGCGCCGGTATCGTTCACCGCCTGGACAAGGACACCACCGGCTTGATGGTGGTGGCCAAGACCTTGCAGGCGCAGACCAAGCTGGTCGAGCAGATGCAGGCCCGCAAGGTCAGCCGTATCTACGAGTGCATCGTGATTGGTGTGGTGACAGCCGGTGGCAAGATCGACGCGCCCATTGGCCGCCATGGCGGCATGCGCCAGCGCATGGCGGTAACCGACGGCGGCAAGCCGGCGGTCAGCCATTACCGTGTGCTCAAGCGCTTCCGCTCGCACACCCATGTACGAGTGAAGCTGGAAACCGGCCGCACCCACCAGATACGCGTGCACATGGCCCATGTAGGTTTCCCTCTGGTTGGCGACCAGACGTACGGCGGGCGCTTCCGTATTCCGCCGGCTGCCAGCCCAACCATGGTCGAGGCGGTCAAGACCTTCCCGCGCCAGGCGCTGCATGCGCGTTTCCTCGCCTTGGCCCACCCGATTACCGGTGAAATCATGAAGTGGGAGTCGCCACTGCCGGATGACTTCGTCTGGTTGTTGTCGCTTTTGAACCAGGACCGCGAGAGCTTCATCGGATGA
- a CDS encoding NAD(P)/FAD-dependent oxidoreductase: protein MTHRIVIVGGGAGGLELATRLGKSLGKRKQADITLVDANLTHIWKPLLHEVAAGSLNSSEDELNYVAQAKWNHFNFQLGRMSGLDREGKQIQLAATLDEEGRELLPARTLGYDTLVIAVGSNTNDFGTLGAAQHCLFLDTRKQAERFHQQLLNHYLRAHAGDVASEKISVAIVGAGATGVELAAELHHAAHELAAYGLDRIQPKDMHITLIEAGPRVLPALPERISVPVHKTLEKLGVKVMTNAAVSEVTEDGLKTKDGEVIQASLKVWAAGIRAPGFLKDIDGLETNRINQLVVRPTLQTTRDDNIFAFGDCAACPQPGSDRNVPPRAQAAHQQASMLAQSLKARLENKALPTYEYKDYGSLVSLSRFSAVGNLMGNLMGSVKLEGWLARMFYVSLYRMHQMALYGFFRTALMMLGSKIGRGTEPRLKLH from the coding sequence ATGACTCATCGCATCGTGATTGTCGGCGGCGGCGCCGGCGGCCTGGAACTGGCGACCCGCCTGGGTAAAAGCCTGGGCAAGCGCAAGCAGGCCGACATCACCCTGGTCGACGCCAACCTCACGCACATCTGGAAGCCATTGCTGCACGAAGTGGCCGCTGGCTCGCTGAACTCCTCGGAAGACGAACTGAACTACGTGGCCCAGGCCAAGTGGAACCACTTCAATTTCCAGTTGGGGCGCATGAGCGGCCTGGACCGTGAAGGCAAACAGATTCAACTGGCCGCCACCCTCGATGAAGAGGGCCGCGAGCTGTTGCCTGCGCGCACCCTGGGCTACGACACCCTGGTCATCGCCGTGGGTTCCAACACCAACGACTTCGGCACCCTGGGCGCAGCGCAACATTGCCTGTTCCTGGATACCCGCAAGCAGGCCGAGCGCTTCCACCAGCAACTGCTCAACCACTACCTGCGCGCCCACGCCGGCGACGTGGCCAGCGAAAAAATCAGCGTAGCCATTGTGGGCGCCGGTGCCACCGGTGTGGAGCTGGCGGCCGAGCTGCACCATGCTGCCCACGAGCTGGCGGCCTATGGCCTTGACCGCATCCAGCCCAAAGACATGCACATCACCCTGATCGAGGCCGGCCCGCGCGTACTGCCGGCGCTGCCGGAGCGCATCAGCGTGCCGGTGCACAAGACCCTGGAGAAACTCGGGGTGAAGGTGATGACCAACGCCGCGGTCAGTGAAGTGACCGAGGACGGCCTGAAAACCAAGGACGGCGAAGTGATCCAGGCCAGCCTCAAAGTGTGGGCGGCGGGTATCCGTGCGCCAGGCTTCCTCAAGGACATCGATGGCCTGGAAACCAATCGCATCAACCAGCTGGTCGTGCGCCCTACCCTGCAAACTACCCGCGACGACAACATCTTCGCCTTCGGTGACTGCGCCGCCTGCCCGCAACCCGGCAGCGACCGCAACGTACCGCCACGGGCCCAGGCTGCGCACCAACAGGCTTCGATGCTGGCGCAAAGCCTGAAGGCGCGGCTGGAGAACAAGGCGCTGCCGACCTACGAGTACAAGGACTACGGCTCGCTGGTGTCGCTGTCGCGCTTCTCGGCGGTGGGCAACCTGATGGGTAACCTGATGGGCAGTGTGAAGCTGGAAGGCTGGCTGGCGCGGATGTTCTACGTGTCGCTGTACCGCATGCACCAGATGGCGTTGTACGGGTTCTTCCGCACGGCGTTGATGATGCTGGGTAGCAAGATTGGCCGGGGTACAGAACCGCGCTTGAAGCTGCACTGA
- the yacG gene encoding DNA gyrase inhibitor YacG has product MSQPLTVDCPTCGAPVEWTEKSAFRPFCSDRCKLIDLGAWAAEEHKIAGSEESEDELYSGDLEPRH; this is encoded by the coding sequence ATGAGCCAGCCGTTGACCGTCGATTGCCCGACCTGTGGCGCACCTGTGGAATGGACCGAAAAAAGCGCGTTCCGGCCGTTTTGCTCGGACCGCTGCAAACTGATCGACCTGGGGGCCTGGGCGGCCGAGGAGCACAAGATTGCGGGGTCGGAAGAGTCCGAAGATGAGCTGTATTCGGGGGACCTGGAGCCGCGGCACTGA
- a CDS encoding ABC transporter substrate-binding protein → MQRRTLLKAGLALGALGSLPLGAHRAFADQPLTFYGLKSMSGAFASYGKYADMGSRLAIAEYPQLLGHPLKYKVIDTEGNAGKAVRKVQEAIGQDGARFFQGCTLSSSALAVSKEIHKAGGVFMTPVGADEITGKDCNASTFRWSVPTYGAIRETLVPMIRQLPQAKRWYTITPQYVFGDALLDNARKVFAELGVEHIGNSYHSLQEQEFSGYLTNAIAAKPDVLVLLNFGSQASNALRQAVNFGIKDRMKVLMVWSAGLDQFQELGSDVLEGVYLGAQYWHQVDTPLNKQLVAATRKAYGINPNYPLAADYIGTKVMLEAIVKAGSLDGAAVSAALQGMRFQGPTGEELIRPGDHQVLKDYYLLRGKPQGQMRDEDDLAEVISSGRSFVEVDHTGCALA, encoded by the coding sequence ATGCAAAGACGTACCCTGCTCAAGGCAGGCCTTGCCCTGGGTGCCTTAGGTAGCCTCCCCTTGGGGGCGCACCGGGCATTCGCCGACCAACCGTTGACCTTCTATGGGCTCAAGTCCATGTCGGGCGCCTTCGCCAGCTACGGCAAGTACGCCGACATGGGCTCGCGCCTGGCCATTGCCGAATACCCCCAGCTGCTCGGCCACCCGCTCAAGTACAAAGTCATCGACACCGAAGGCAACGCCGGCAAGGCGGTGCGCAAGGTACAGGAAGCCATCGGCCAGGATGGCGCACGCTTCTTCCAGGGCTGCACCCTGTCCTCCTCGGCACTGGCGGTGTCGAAGGAAATCCACAAAGCCGGCGGCGTGTTCATGACGCCTGTGGGCGCCGACGAAATCACCGGCAAAGACTGCAACGCCTCGACCTTCCGCTGGTCGGTGCCCACCTACGGCGCCATTCGCGAAACCTTGGTGCCGATGATCCGCCAACTACCACAGGCCAAGCGCTGGTACACCATCACCCCGCAATACGTGTTCGGTGACGCGTTGCTGGACAATGCCCGCAAGGTGTTCGCCGAGCTTGGGGTGGAACACATCGGTAACAGCTACCACTCGCTGCAGGAGCAGGAATTCTCTGGCTACCTGACCAACGCCATCGCCGCAAAACCCGACGTGCTGGTGTTGCTCAACTTCGGCAGCCAGGCCTCCAACGCCCTGCGCCAGGCGGTCAACTTCGGCATCAAGGACCGCATGAAAGTGCTGATGGTGTGGTCTGCCGGCCTCGACCAGTTCCAGGAGCTGGGCAGCGACGTGCTCGAGGGCGTGTACCTGGGCGCGCAGTACTGGCACCAGGTCGATACCCCGTTGAACAAGCAGTTGGTCGCCGCCACCCGCAAGGCTTACGGCATCAACCCCAACTACCCACTGGCCGCTGACTACATCGGCACCAAGGTCATGCTCGAGGCCATCGTCAAGGCTGGCAGCCTGGACGGTGCCGCCGTGTCTGCGGCATTGCAGGGCATGCGCTTCCAAGGCCCGACCGGCGAAGAACTGATCCGCCCGGGTGACCATCAGGTGCTCAAGGATTACTACCTGCTGCGCGGCAAGCCCCAGGGGCAGATGCGCGACGAGGACGACCTGGCCGAAGTCATCAGTTCGGGCCGCTCGTTCGTCGAGGTCGACCACACCGGTTGCGCCCTGGCCTGA
- a CDS encoding PP0621 family protein, with the protein MVRLLFWIALIAAAFWLWRKFKVSQQSHPEAKLDAPLKMVRCAHCGVHLPNDRALQQGNDWYCSQAHLQQGPGRQN; encoded by the coding sequence ATGGTTCGCCTACTTTTCTGGATTGCCCTGATCGCCGCCGCGTTCTGGCTGTGGCGCAAGTTCAAAGTCAGCCAACAGTCGCACCCCGAGGCGAAGCTGGATGCGCCGCTGAAGATGGTGCGCTGCGCCCATTGCGGTGTGCACCTGCCCAACGACCGGGCACTGCAGCAAGGCAACGATTGGTATTGCAGCCAGGCACACTTGCAGCAAGGCCCTGGCCGCCAGAACTGA
- a CDS encoding outer membrane protein assembly factor BamD, translating into MQVKHLLLIAILGLTAACSSNKEVIDENLSEAELYQQAQADLDNSSYTSAVNKLKALESRYPFGRYADQAQLELIYANYKNSEPEAAKSAAERFIRLHPQHPNVDYAYYLKGLTSFDQDRGLLARFLPLDMTKRDPGAARDSYNEFAQLTSRFPNSRYAPDAKQRMIYLRNLLASYEIHVADYYLSRQAYVAAANRGRYVVENFQETPSVGDGLAVMVESYQKMHLDELAASSLETLKLNYPDHPSLVDGEFQPKQTESDGRGWLSKATLGLIETDAPLPPGETRANQDVVKQFQDARDEMPQELLPKDENGDPIVPEGPKEAEKDRSWFSYMTFGLFD; encoded by the coding sequence ATGCAAGTGAAACACCTGCTGCTGATCGCCATCCTCGGGCTTACCGCGGCCTGTTCCTCTAATAAAGAGGTCATTGACGAGAACCTCAGCGAGGCCGAGCTGTACCAGCAGGCCCAGGCTGATCTGGACAACTCCAGCTACACCAGCGCCGTGAACAAGCTCAAGGCCCTGGAATCGCGCTACCCGTTCGGCCGCTATGCCGACCAGGCGCAGCTCGAGCTGATCTACGCCAACTACAAGAACTCCGAGCCTGAGGCCGCCAAGTCGGCCGCCGAGCGCTTCATCCGTCTGCACCCGCAGCACCCGAACGTCGATTACGCCTACTACCTCAAGGGCCTGACCTCGTTCGACCAGGACCGTGGCCTGCTGGCGCGCTTCCTGCCACTGGACATGACCAAGCGTGACCCGGGCGCCGCCCGCGACTCGTACAACGAGTTCGCCCAGCTGACCAGTCGCTTCCCCAACAGCCGCTACGCGCCAGACGCCAAGCAGCGCATGATCTACCTGCGCAACCTGCTGGCCTCGTACGAAATCCACGTGGCCGATTACTACCTGAGCCGCCAGGCTTACGTAGCTGCCGCCAACCGGGGCCGCTACGTGGTCGAGAACTTCCAGGAAACCCCATCGGTCGGTGACGGCCTTGCAGTGATGGTCGAGTCGTACCAGAAAATGCACCTGGACGAACTGGCCGCCAGCAGCCTGGAAACCCTCAAGCTCAACTACCCGGACCACCCGAGCCTGGTCGATGGCGAGTTCCAACCCAAGCAGACCGAGTCTGACGGCCGTGGCTGGCTGTCCAAGGCCACCCTGGGCCTGATCGAGACCGACGCCCCGCTGCCGCCGGGCGAAACCCGCGCCAACCAGGACGTGGTCAAGCAGTTCCAGGACGCGCGTGACGAGATGCCGCAAGAGCTGCTGCCTAAAGACGAAAACGGCGACCCGATCGTGCCGGAAGGCCCGAAAGAGGCCGAGAAAGACCGCTCCTGGTTCAGCTACATGACCTTTGGTCTGTTCGACTGA
- a CDS encoding FadR/GntR family transcriptional regulator, with amino-acid sequence MLKPKRKRQKLSDVIVESVKRSIVTEALHPGDRLPTERELMEHFECSKGTAREALKALEVEGLVSTRTGPTGGAYLNEVGTEPASRALRNYLHFQHLDGEQVYQLRKVIEVELAVSVMGKLSEADYAVLQANIDFCSAPEDSEEGQREQRLAELEFHTLLADRCPNPLLRFMAVFLNDLLRDLVVLKKAYLPKRQQFAAANIDYHKQLLTALRASDEPAVRRLMHEHMCDAEHHMTALEGEVARNFLLEFNHNH; translated from the coding sequence ATGCTCAAACCCAAACGCAAGCGCCAGAAGCTGTCCGATGTGATCGTCGAATCGGTCAAGCGCTCGATCGTCACCGAAGCGCTGCACCCAGGCGATCGCCTGCCCACCGAACGTGAGCTGATGGAGCATTTCGAGTGTTCCAAGGGCACCGCCCGCGAAGCGCTCAAGGCGTTGGAGGTCGAAGGCCTGGTGAGCACCCGTACCGGGCCGACCGGCGGCGCCTACCTGAACGAAGTGGGCACCGAACCGGCCAGCCGTGCGTTGCGCAACTACCTGCACTTTCAACACCTGGACGGCGAGCAGGTGTACCAGCTGCGCAAAGTCATCGAGGTGGAGCTGGCGGTCTCGGTGATGGGCAAGCTGAGCGAAGCGGACTATGCCGTGCTGCAGGCCAACATCGATTTCTGCAGCGCGCCGGAAGACAGCGAAGAAGGCCAGCGCGAGCAGCGCCTGGCCGAGCTGGAGTTCCACACCTTGCTGGCCGACCGCTGCCCCAACCCGTTGCTGCGTTTCATGGCGGTGTTCCTCAATGACCTGTTGCGCGACCTGGTAGTGCTGAAAAAAGCCTACCTGCCCAAGCGCCAACAGTTCGCCGCCGCCAATATCGACTACCACAAGCAACTGCTGACCGCCCTGCGCGCCAGCGACGAACCCGCTGTACGCCGGCTGATGCACGAACACATGTGCGACGCCGAGCACCACATGACCGCGCTGGAAGGCGAGGTTGCCCGTAACTTCCTGCTGGAGTTCAACCACAACCACTGA
- the coaE gene encoding dephospho-CoA kinase (Dephospho-CoA kinase (CoaE) performs the final step in coenzyme A biosynthesis.), producing the protein MATAAFTPWILGLTGGIGSGKSAAAERFVELGVHLVDADQAARWVVEPGRPALASIVERFGPGVLQADGQLDRAALRQLIFADPAQRKWLEQLLHPLIGQEIFSYLAKAQSPYAIYVSPLLIESGQYHKTQRVLVIDAPQELQIARTLARDNTSAEQVQAILQAQLAREERLRHADDVLVNDGDLAALHEQIDRLHHFYLTLKGGQP; encoded by the coding sequence ATGGCCACTGCAGCCTTTACCCCCTGGATTCTCGGCCTGACCGGCGGCATTGGTAGCGGCAAGAGCGCCGCTGCCGAACGCTTCGTCGAGCTTGGCGTGCACCTGGTCGATGCCGACCAGGCAGCGCGCTGGGTGGTCGAACCTGGCCGCCCGGCCTTGGCCAGCATCGTCGAGCGCTTCGGCCCGGGTGTGCTGCAGGCGGACGGCCAACTCGACCGCGCCGCTCTGCGCCAACTGATCTTCGCCGACCCGGCGCAGCGCAAATGGCTGGAGCAACTGCTGCACCCGCTGATCGGGCAGGAGATTTTCAGCTACCTGGCAAAGGCGCAGTCGCCTTATGCAATCTACGTGTCGCCGCTGCTGATCGAGTCGGGCCAGTACCACAAAACCCAGCGTGTGCTGGTGATCGATGCACCGCAAGAACTGCAAATAGCCCGTACTCTGGCGCGCGACAACACCAGTGCCGAGCAGGTGCAAGCGATTCTGCAGGCCCAACTGGCCCGCGAGGAACGCCTGCGCCATGCCGATGATGTGCTGGTCAACGACGGCGACCTGGCCGCACTGCATGAGCAGATTGACCGCCTGCACCACTTTTACCTGACTTTGAAAGGAGGCCAGCCATGA
- the clpB gene encoding ATP-dependent chaperone ClpB has protein sequence MRIDRLTSKLQLAISDAQSLAVGMDHPAIEPVHLVQALLEQQGGSIKPLLMQVGFDINSLRQGLVKELDQLPKIQNPTGDVNMSQDLARLLNQADRLAQQKGDQFISSELVLLAAMDENSKLGKLLLSQGVTKKALENAINNLRGGAAVNDANAEESRQALDKYTVDLTKRAEEGKLDPVIGRDDEIRRTVQVLQRRTKNNPVLIGEPGVGKTAIAEGLAQRIINGEVPDGLKGKRLLALDMGALIAGAKYRGEFEERLKGLLNELSKQEGQIILFIDELHTMVGAGKGEGAMDAGNMLKPALARGELHCVGATTLNEYRQFIEKDAALERRFQKVLVEEPSEEDTIAILRGLKERYEVHHKVAITDGAIIAAAKLSHRYITDRQLPDKAIDLIDEAASRIRMEIDSKPEVLDRLDRRLIQLKVESQALKKEEDEAAKKRLEKLTEEIERLEREYSDLEEIWASEKAEVQGSAQIQQKIEQARQELETARRKGDLSRMAELQYGVIPDLERSLQMVDQHGKTENQLLRNKVTEEEIAEVVSKWTGIPVAKMLEGEREKLLKMEALLHQRVIGQGEAVTAVANAVRRSRAGLSDPNRPSGSFLFLGPTGVGKTELCKALAEFLFDTEEAMVRIDMSEFMEKHSVARLIGAPPGYVGYEEGGYLTEAVRRKPYSVVLLDEVEKAHPDVFNVLLQVLEDGRLTDSHGRTVDFRNTVIVMTSNLGSAQIQELVGDREAQRAAVMDAVGAHFRPEFINRIDEVVVFEPLGREQIAGITEIQLGRLRSRLLERELSLSLSPDALDKLIAVGYDPVYGARPLKRAIQRWIENPLAQLILAGKFVPGAAITAKVEGDEIVFG, from the coding sequence ATGCGAATAGACCGTTTGACCAGCAAGCTGCAACTTGCAATATCCGATGCCCAGTCCCTGGCCGTTGGCATGGACCACCCTGCCATCGAGCCCGTGCACCTGGTACAGGCGCTGCTTGAACAACAGGGCGGCTCCATCAAGCCTCTGCTGATGCAGGTAGGCTTCGACATCAACAGCCTGCGCCAAGGGCTGGTGAAAGAACTCGACCAACTGCCGAAAATCCAGAACCCCACCGGCGATGTGAACATGTCGCAGGACCTGGCGCGCCTGCTCAACCAGGCCGACCGCCTGGCCCAGCAGAAGGGTGACCAGTTCATTTCCAGCGAACTGGTACTGCTGGCCGCCATGGACGAGAACAGCAAACTCGGCAAACTGCTGCTGAGCCAGGGCGTGACCAAGAAAGCCTTGGAAAACGCCATCAACAACCTGCGCGGCGGCGCGGCAGTGAATGACGCCAACGCCGAGGAATCGCGCCAGGCCCTGGACAAGTACACCGTCGACCTGACCAAGCGTGCCGAAGAAGGCAAGCTGGACCCGGTGATCGGCCGTGACGATGAAATCCGCCGTACCGTGCAGGTACTGCAACGCCGTACCAAGAACAACCCGGTGCTGATCGGTGAGCCTGGCGTGGGTAAAACCGCCATCGCCGAGGGCCTGGCCCAGCGCATCATCAATGGTGAAGTGCCAGACGGCCTCAAGGGCAAGCGCCTGCTGGCGCTGGACATGGGGGCGCTGATTGCCGGTGCCAAATACCGCGGCGAGTTCGAAGAGCGTCTGAAAGGCCTGCTGAACGAGCTGTCCAAGCAGGAAGGCCAGATCATCCTGTTCATCGACGAACTGCACACCATGGTCGGCGCTGGCAAAGGCGAGGGCGCCATGGACGCCGGCAACATGCTCAAGCCGGCCCTGGCCCGCGGCGAGCTGCACTGCGTCGGTGCCACTACGCTGAACGAGTATCGCCAGTTCATCGAGAAGGACGCCGCCCTGGAGCGCCGTTTCCAGAAGGTGCTGGTAGAGGAGCCGAGCGAGGAAGACACCATCGCTATCCTGCGTGGCCTGAAAGAGCGCTATGAAGTGCACCACAAGGTGGCCATCACCGACGGTGCAATTATCGCTGCGGCCAAGCTCAGCCATCGCTACATCACTGACCGCCAGCTGCCGGACAAGGCCATTGACCTGATCGACGAAGCGGCCAGCCGTATCCGTATGGAGATCGACTCCAAGCCGGAAGTGCTCGACCGCCTTGATCGCCGCCTGATCCAGTTGAAGGTGGAGTCGCAGGCACTGAAGAAAGAAGAAGACGAAGCGGCAAAAAAACGCCTGGAGAAGCTGACCGAGGAAATCGAGCGGCTGGAGCGTGAGTATTCCGACCTGGAGGAAATCTGGGCCTCGGAAAAAGCCGAAGTGCAGGGCTCGGCGCAGATCCAGCAAAAGATCGAGCAGGCTCGCCAGGAGCTGGAAACCGCCCGTCGCAAAGGCGACCTGAGCCGCATGGCCGAACTGCAGTACGGGGTGATCCCGGACTTGGAGCGCAGCCTGCAGATGGTCGACCAGCACGGCAAGACCGAGAACCAGTTGCTGCGCAACAAGGTGACCGAGGAAGAAATTGCCGAAGTGGTGTCGAAGTGGACCGGTATTCCCGTGGCCAAGATGCTCGAAGGCGAGCGTGAGAAGCTGCTGAAGATGGAAGCGTTGCTGCACCAGCGCGTGATCGGTCAGGGCGAGGCGGTAACCGCCGTGGCCAACGCCGTGCGCCGCTCGCGTGCCGGGCTGTCCGACCCGAACCGGCCAAGTGGTTCGTTCCTGTTCCTCGGCCCTACCGGCGTGGGCAAGACCGAACTGTGCAAGGCGCTGGCCGAGTTCCTGTTCGACACCGAAGAGGCGATGGTGCGCATCGACATGTCCGAGTTCATGGAGAAGCACTCCGTGGCTCGCCTGATTGGTGCACCGCCAGGCTATGTAGGTTATGAAGAGGGCGGCTACCTGACCGAGGCTGTACGGCGCAAGCCATACTCGGTGGTGCTGCTGGACGAGGTGGAGAAGGCCCACCCGGATGTGTTCAACGTACTGCTGCAGGTGCTGGAAGACGGCCGCCTGACTGACAGTCATGGGCGCACCGTGGACTTCCGCAACACCGTGATCGTGATGACTTCCAACCTGGGCTCGGCGCAGATTCAGGAGCTGGTGGGTGACCGCGAGGCGCAACGTGCGGCGGTGATGGATGCGGTGGGTGCGCACTTCCGTCCGGAGTTCATCAACCGCATCGACGAAGTGGTGGTGTTCGAGCCACTGGGCCGTGAGCAGATCGCTGGCATTACCGAGATTCAGCTGGGCCGCCTGCGCAGCCGTCTGCTGGAGCGCGAACTGTCGCTGAGCTTGAGCCCGGACGCGTTGGACAAGCTGATTGCCGTGGGTTACGACCCTGTATACGGCGCACGGCCGCTGAAGCGGGCAATCCAGCGCTGGATCGAAAACCCATTGGCGCAGCTGATCCTGGCAGGCAAGTTTGTGCCGGGTGCGGCGATTACCGCCAAGGTGGAAGGCGACGAAATCGTCTTTGGCTAA
- a CDS encoding DUF1780 domain-containing protein, which yields MDDSDYLRLLTIQAEQANAFLSNARKWERERWVCQRLLQGLNIPYRSEDFTPAGQEPPDVLFRDAAFEVFFVLDEGRRLNDEWREELQRRRSAFSLAQLVRREARPRRISATELLGRLAPTLRKKAHNYRERGLELNELDIIAFSSLKREVLDLNTHFPPPTEYLRQGWRSLSLVGPTFARVLFAHPDAPDFLRGNLGRSIVFDVGISL from the coding sequence ATGGATGACTCAGACTACCTGCGCCTGCTTACCATCCAGGCCGAACAAGCCAATGCCTTTCTCTCCAACGCCCGCAAGTGGGAGCGGGAGCGTTGGGTGTGCCAGCGCCTGTTGCAGGGGTTGAACATTCCCTATCGCAGCGAGGACTTCACCCCAGCCGGCCAGGAGCCGCCGGACGTGTTGTTCCGCGACGCGGCCTTCGAGGTATTTTTCGTGCTCGACGAGGGCCGCCGACTGAACGATGAATGGCGCGAAGAGCTGCAGCGCAGGCGCAGTGCGTTTTCCTTGGCGCAGCTGGTGCGGCGTGAAGCACGCCCACGGCGCATCAGTGCCACCGAATTGCTGGGGCGCCTGGCGCCGACCTTGCGCAAGAAGGCGCACAATTACCGGGAACGCGGGCTGGAGCTGAACGAGCTGGACATCATCGCGTTCTCCAGCCTCAAGCGCGAAGTGCTCGACCTCAACACCCACTTCCCGCCGCCCACCGAGTACCTGCGCCAGGGCTGGCGCTCACTGTCGCTGGTCGGGCCAACCTTTGCCCGGGTGCTGTTCGCCCACCCTGACGCGCCAGACTTCCTGCGCGGCAACCTGGGCCGCAGCATCGTCTTCGACGTAGGCATCAGTCTTTGA
- a CDS encoding DUF3094 domain-containing protein, whose product MTSRLNPEDQRRVDEYLRAPQHQVERRPFRPWLLLVLVLAVTIGLGLISRLLSGLVL is encoded by the coding sequence ATGACCAGCCGCCTGAACCCGGAAGATCAGCGTCGTGTCGATGAGTATCTGCGAGCCCCCCAGCACCAAGTCGAGCGCAGGCCCTTCCGGCCGTGGCTGCTCCTTGTGCTGGTGCTGGCCGTGACCATCGGGTTGGGTCTCATCAGCCGCCTGCTGAGTGGACTGGTGCTATGA